The Streptomyces achromogenes DNA segment TTCGGGCCCGCACCACGATCCGCACCCTCGTCGGCCACATCCTCCATGACCAGCGGAGACAGACCCGAAAACACCGTCTGCACAAGCTCGTTGACATCCATCGACATGAAGGTCAACGACCCTGACAACTCTCCGTCACCACCGAATGCGAGACAGGGCCGTTAAGTTGACACACCCTCTGCCCTACCCCGTCACAGTCATGCCCCGCACACGAAGAAGCTCTGCTCATCGAACAGGGATTCCCTTTGCCGCAACGCACTCACTCGATCACGAGATCCCCGGCTCAAGAATCGATGTTGACGTGCCACTCCTTCCACACCACCGCAGTCAAGAACCGGAGCTGCCTCGCCGAAATAAATCCGGCGAGGCAGCCGTGACAGACGGATTTCGTCTCAGCGCACGTAGGGGAGGTCAAATCCGGCCTCGTTCGAAGCCGTTTCATACGTCGACAACATGGACGACACCGTCGACCGGATCTCCGCCAGAGAGAAACCAGCCTCTTCCAGGTCCCCCGAACCCAGATAACTTGCCAACTCCTCGACGGTCTCCTGAAGCACCTTCAGGGAGTCTCCCTGTACGGCCAGTGCCGGATACCGGCGGTCCGGCAGACGGACTACAGCAAAGTTTCCCGAAGCTGCGAGGACTGTGGCTGAGCTTTCCTGTTCGTTCATCCCTAACCCTGTGGATAGAAGGTGACGTGGGGCCTGGTGGTGTCAAGCGGCCCGGTGAAGATGTCCTGCCGCCGCCCGACGCCTACACTGACGTCGGCCTTCGGCAGCGAACTGGACACAGAGTGCTTGGTGCGGCTGTTGATTCCCGTGATCACGTAGTCCCAGTCGGACTCGCCGTGCCATCCATCCGGATTCGACGACGATCGCGGCCCCAGTGTCCGGCTACCGATATCGGCTTCCCGATCCGGTTCGCGGCGTTCTGGATCCGAGCCCTCTCCCCGAGAGATTCGCCAGGTTCGCGCCTGCTCCGGCGGATGGGGCACAGGGAGTCGAGTTGTGCACAAGTACCGGTGTCCGCCCCGCCAGCACATAGTACGTGTGCGGGCGGGGTCGCCGTCAGCTGCAACTTCGCTGGTCAGGCTCCGATTTGACAGCCGTTCCACGTCCGTGCGTGTGCAC contains these protein-coding regions:
- a CDS encoding DUF6959 family protein translates to MNEQESSATVLAASGNFAVVRLPDRRYPALAVQGDSLKVLQETVEELASYLGSGDLEEAGFSLAEIRSTVSSMLSTYETASNEAGFDLPYVR